In the Brachyhypopomus gauderio isolate BG-103 chromosome 4, BGAUD_0.2, whole genome shotgun sequence genome, one interval contains:
- the LOC143511937 gene encoding phospholipase D1 isoform X3, producing MALRGRRKLQRPEHLGSDRPSTSLDPCELQDDHDVVELDVRCSSDCPDSTLSGQCLYSATKSKNIPFPAIYNFLPFKSLDCSVFLEDVPIQVQVTEVERFTTTRVLNPNLYTIELNHGNFTWKIKRRFKHFQALHQELLKFKALLKIPLPRRIHSVQRRSIRGHQRFHGGHIPSLPRRPDALVKEEQLISRKMRLEDYLKNILKRSLYRNHPATLEFLEVSQISFVQDLGPKAIEGLILKKSGENTFPVCYWCGSNSVCYRWSKRWLVVKDSFVLYMRPKDGQVGTVILYDKGFHVKTGTHETGVRHGVTVENLCRTLTIKCSTYRQARWWGHSIDEFAQRLGQDFLRENRHGSFAPVRENTNTQWFVNAAGYFDAIADALEGAKEEIFITAWWLSPEIFLKRPVVEGNTWRLDHVLKRKAEQGVKICVLLYKEVEVILGLNSEYTKKTLMGLHPNIMVIRHPDHVPSVSLLWAHHEKSVVIDQSLAFLGGIDLAYGRWDDSQHRLTDVGSVRRSPQPSPALSPSPTRQSIPTATEEDEKLTFSEQVEEELPGGERESMGGGGERESMGGGGERESMGGGGERESMGVGGERESMGGGGERESMGVGGERESMGVGGERESTGVGGERESMGVGGERESTGGGGERESMGGGGERESMGGEGRGERESMGGEGERESMGGEGRGERESMGGEGERESMGGEGRGERECTGGEGGGERESTGGGGEPGSVEAQREHSSNLGYNSRRLHPAAPEDRHSSEGVETKHCSKNSLKPRTLSAREWHNKSLSLRSNDSYTLGLHHSLSLPHDSSSLRSRLSSTELYGETRFWHGKDYCNFILKDWVKLNKPFDDFIDRYKTPRMPWHDVGVAVQGKAARDVARHFIQRWNFTKLVKKRSGAMCFPCLVPRSLSAPSVASELRGPLTPASVQVLRSACQWSIGTKVHEESIHLAYISAIQNSRHYIYIENQFFISCAGKTIHNCIGDALTERILRAYREGKRFRVYVVLPLLPGFEGDISSGGGQAIKAIMFFNYRTMCRGQRSMMERLKCVMGDCWINYISFCGLRTHADLDGRLVTELIYVHSKLMIVDDCTVIIGSANINDRSMLGKRDSELAVVVEDTQLQTSCMDGESYQAGSFAISLRVQCFRLVLGLLGDYGVDVSDPVSDRFYKDIWMVTAARNASVYDKVFRCLPTDAVLNYKILRDYTSRSCMATEDPIQACAELRKVRGFLVQFPFYFLSEENLFPSLNSKEGIMPVELWT from the exons AGTTGGACGTGAGATGCAGTTCCGACTGTCCTGACAGCACGCTGTCGGGTCAGTGCCTCTACTCTGCTACAA AATCAAAAAACATCCCCTTTCCGGCGATATACAACTTTCTTCCATTCAAGTCTTTGGACTGCAGTGTGTTCCTCGAGGATGTGCCGATCCAGGTGCAGGTAACAGAGGTGGAACGTTTCACGACTACCAGG GTGTTAAATCCCAACTTGTACACCATCGAGCTGAACCATGGGAACTTCACATGGAAAATCAAACGAcgtttcaaacattttcaagccCTTCATCAGGAGCTCCTCAAGTTCAAGGCACTCTTAAAGATCCCACTGCCACGTCGAAT tCACTCAGTCCAAAGGAGGTCGATCAGAGGTCACCAGAGGTTTCACGGAGGACACATTCCCAGCCTGCCCCGCCGACCTGATGCCCTTGTCAAGGAAGAACAGCTAATCAGCAGAAAA ATGCGTCTTGAAGACTATCTCAAGAATATCTTAAAAAGATCACTATATAGAAATCATCCTGCAACA CTTGAATTCTTAGAAGTGAGTCAGATATCGTTTGTCCAGGACCTTGGGCCAAAAGCAAT TGAAGGTTTGATCCTAAAGAAATCTGGGGAAAACACGTTCCCAGTCTGTTACTGGTGTGGATCCAATAGTGTGTGCTACCGTTGGTCAAAAAG ATGGCTGGTGGTGAAAGATTCCTTTGTTCTCTACATGAGGCCCAAGGATGGCCAAGTAGGGACAGTGATTCTCTACGATAAGGGCTTCCACGTCAAAACAGGGACCCACGAGACCGGGGTCAGACATGGAGTGACGGTTGAAAATCTTTGCAG GACTCTTACCATTAAGTGCTCCACCTACAGGCAGGCTCGCTGGTGGGGGCACTCCATAGACGAGTTTGCCCAGAGGCTCGGGCAGGACTTCCTTCGAGAAAATCGCCACGGTTCTTTTGCCCCTGTCAGAGAAAATACAAATACTCAGTG GTTTGTCAACGCAGCTGGGTACTTTGATGCCATAGCTGATGCCCTGGAAGGTGCAAAGGAGGAAATCTTCATCACAGCCTGGTG GCTGAGTCCAGAGATCTTTCTGAAAAGACCAGTGGTGGAAGGGAACACTTGGAGATTAGACCATGTCTTAAAAAGGAAAGCT GAACAAGGTGTAAAGATCTGTGTGTTGCTCTACAAAGAGGTGGAAGTCATTCTGGGCCTGAACAGCGAATACACGAAGAAGACTCTAATGGGCCTTCATCCCAACATCATG GTGATCCGGCACCCTGACCACGTCCCCTCTGTGTCTCTACTCTGGGCCCACCATGAGAAATCGGTGGTGATCGATCAGTCACTGGCCTTCCTGGGAGGTATTGACCTAGCGTACGGGAGATGGGACGACTCCCAGCACAGGCTGACCGAcgtggggagtgtgaggaggagtCCCCAGCCCAGCCCGGCCCTGTCACCCAGCCCCACCAGG caaTCCATCCCTACTGCGACTGAAGAGGACGAGAAGCTGACGTTCagtgagcaggtggaggaggaactaccaggaggagagagggagagtatgggtggaggaggagagagggagagtatgggtggaggaggagagagggagagtatgggtggaggaggagagagggagagtatgggtgtaggaggagagagggagagtatgggtgggggaggagagagggagagtatgggtgtaggaggagagagggagagtatgggtgtaggaggagagagggagagcacgggtgtaggaggagagagggagagtatgggtgtaggaggagagagggagagcacgggtggaggaggagagagggagagtatgggtggaggaggagagagggagagtatgggtggagaaggaagaggagagagggagagtatgggtggagaaggagagagggagagtatgggtggagaaggaagaggagagagggagagtatgggtggagaaggagagagggagagtatgggtggagaaggaagaggagagagggagtgcacgggtggagaaggaggaggagagagggagagcacgggtggaggaggagagcctgGTTCTGTGGAGGCGCAGAGAGAGCACAGCTCCAACCTGGGGTACAACAGCAGACGACTCCACCCCGCGGCCCCGGAGGACAGACACAGCTCTGAAGGCGTGGAGACCA aGCACTGCAGTAAGAATAGTCTGAAACCCAGGACACTGTCTGCTCGAGAGTGGCACAATAAGAGTCTGTCGCTGCGCTCTAACGACTCCTACACACTGGGCTTGCACCATTCCCTGTCCCTGCCTCatg ACTCCAGCTCCCTCAGGAGTCGTTTAAGCAGCACGGAGCTTTACGGAGAAACTCGCTTCTGGCACGGCAAGGATTACTGCAACTTCATCCTCAAAGACTGGGTCAAGCTCAACAAGCCTTTCGATG ACTTCATTGATAGGTATAAGACGCCGAGAATGCCCTGGCACGACGTTGGTGTTGCGGTTCAGGGCAAAGCCGCCAGGGACGTGGCCAGACATTTTATTCAGAGATGGAACTTCACAAAG CTGGTGAAGAAGCGGTCGGGGGCGATGTGTTTTCCCTGCCTGGTGCCCAGGTCACTCTCGGCACCCAGCGTGGCGTCAGAGCTGCGGGGGCCGCTCACACCGGCCAGCGTGCAG GTGTTGAGGTCTGCGTGTCAGTGGTCCATTGGCACAAAAGTGCATGAGGAATCCATTCATCTGGCCTACATATCAGCCATACAGAACAGCAGACACTATATCTACATAGAG aaccAGTTTTTCATCAGCTGTGCTGGGAAGACCATCCACAACTGCATTGGGGATGCTTTGACCGAGAGAATCCTTCGAGCATATAG GGAGGGGAAGAGGTTCCGCGTGTACGTGGTGTTACCCCTGCTGCCAGGTTTTGAGGGTGACATCTCCTCTGGAGGGGGCCAAGCCATCAAAGCAATCATGTTCTTTAATTACAG GACCATGTGCAGAGGGCAGCGTTCCATGATGGAGAGACTCAAATGTGTGA TGGGAGACTGCTGGATCAACTACATCTCCTTCTGTGGTCTCCGCACTCATGCTGACTTGGATGGACGCCTGGTTACCGAGCTCATCTATGTGCACAGTAAACTCATGATCGTGGACGACTGCACTGTCATCATCG GTTCTGCCAACATCAACGACAGGAGCATGCTGGGAAAGCGTGACAGTGAgctggcggtggtggtggaggacacGCAGCTCCAGACCTCCTGCATGGACGGAGAGAGCTACCAGGCCGGGAGCTTCGCCATCTCACTACGGGTCCAGTGCTTCAG GCTCGTACTCGGGCTGCTAGGAGACTACGGCGTGGACGTCAGCGATCCCGTCAGCGACCGCTTCTACAAGGACATCTGGATGGTGACGGCAGCCAGGAACGCTAGCGTTTATgacaag GTGTTTCGCTGCCTGCCAACAGACGCCGTCTTGAACTATAAGATCTTGCGGGACTACACGTCCCGCTCCTGCATGGCCACCGAGGATCCCATCCAGGCCTGTGCCGAACTGAGGAAGGTGCGCGGCTTCCTGGTCCAGTTCCCTTTCTACTTCCTGTCTGAGGAGAACCTCTTCCCCTCCCTGAACTCCAAAGAGGGTATCATGCCTGTGGAGCTGTGGACATAA
- the LOC143511937 gene encoding phospholipase D1 isoform X2, translating into MALRGRRKLQRPEHLGSDRPSTSLDPCELQDDHDVVELDVRCSSDCPDSTLSESKNIPFPAIYNFLPFKSLDCSVFLEDVPIQVQVTEVERFTTTRVLNPNLYTIELNHGNFTWKIKRRFKHFQALHQELLKFKALLKIPLPRRIHSVQRRSIRGHQRFHGGHIPSLPRRPDALVKEEQLISRKMRLEDYLKNILKRSLYRNHPATLEFLEVSQISFVQDLGPKAIEGLILKKSGENTFPVCYWCGSNSVCYRWSKRWLVVKDSFVLYMRPKDGQVGTVILYDKGFHVKTGTHETGVRHGVTVENLCRTLTIKCSTYRQARWWGHSIDEFAQRLGQDFLRENRHGSFAPVRENTNTQWFVNAAGYFDAIADALEGAKEEIFITAWWLSPEIFLKRPVVEGNTWRLDHVLKRKAEQGVKICVLLYKEVEVILGLNSEYTKKTLMGLHPNIMVIRHPDHVPSVSLLWAHHEKSVVIDQSLAFLGGIDLAYGRWDDSQHRLTDVGSVRRSPQPSPALSPSPTRQSIPTATEEDEKLTFSEQVEEELPGGERESMGGGGERESMGGGGERESMGGGGERESMGVGGERESMGGGGERESMGVGGERESMGVGGERESTGVGGERESMGVGGERESTGGGGERESMGGGGERESMGGEGRGERESMGGEGERESMGGEGRGERESMGGEGERESMGGEGRGERECTGGEGGGERESTGGGGEPGSVEAQREHSSNLGYNSRRLHPAAPEDRHSSEGVETKHCSKNSLKPRTLSAREWHNKSLSLRSNDSYTLGLHHSLSLPHDSSSLRSRLSSTELYGETRFWHGKDYCNFILKDWVKLNKPFDDFIDRYKTPRMPWHDVGVAVQGKAARDVARHFIQRWNFTKLVKKRSGAMCFPCLVPRSLSAPSVASELRGPLTPASVQVLRSACQWSIGTKVHEESIHLAYISAIQNSRHYIYIENQFFISCAGKTIHNCIGDALTERILRAYREGKRFRVYVVLPLLPGFEGDISSGGGQAIKAIMFFNYRTMCRGQRSMMERLKCVMGDCWINYISFCGLRTHADLDGRLVTELIYVHSKLMIVDDCTVIIGSANINDRSMLGKRDSELAVVVEDTQLQTSCMDGESYQAGSFAISLRVQCFRFRAGLTLNVCGRLVLGLLGDYGVDVSDPVSDRFYKDIWMVTAARNASVYDKVFRCLPTDAVLNYKILRDYTSRSCMATEDPIQACAELRKVRGFLVQFPFYFLSEENLFPSLNSKEGIMPVELWT; encoded by the exons AGTTGGACGTGAGATGCAGTTCCGACTGTCCTGACAGCACGCTGTCGG AATCAAAAAACATCCCCTTTCCGGCGATATACAACTTTCTTCCATTCAAGTCTTTGGACTGCAGTGTGTTCCTCGAGGATGTGCCGATCCAGGTGCAGGTAACAGAGGTGGAACGTTTCACGACTACCAGG GTGTTAAATCCCAACTTGTACACCATCGAGCTGAACCATGGGAACTTCACATGGAAAATCAAACGAcgtttcaaacattttcaagccCTTCATCAGGAGCTCCTCAAGTTCAAGGCACTCTTAAAGATCCCACTGCCACGTCGAAT tCACTCAGTCCAAAGGAGGTCGATCAGAGGTCACCAGAGGTTTCACGGAGGACACATTCCCAGCCTGCCCCGCCGACCTGATGCCCTTGTCAAGGAAGAACAGCTAATCAGCAGAAAA ATGCGTCTTGAAGACTATCTCAAGAATATCTTAAAAAGATCACTATATAGAAATCATCCTGCAACA CTTGAATTCTTAGAAGTGAGTCAGATATCGTTTGTCCAGGACCTTGGGCCAAAAGCAAT TGAAGGTTTGATCCTAAAGAAATCTGGGGAAAACACGTTCCCAGTCTGTTACTGGTGTGGATCCAATAGTGTGTGCTACCGTTGGTCAAAAAG ATGGCTGGTGGTGAAAGATTCCTTTGTTCTCTACATGAGGCCCAAGGATGGCCAAGTAGGGACAGTGATTCTCTACGATAAGGGCTTCCACGTCAAAACAGGGACCCACGAGACCGGGGTCAGACATGGAGTGACGGTTGAAAATCTTTGCAG GACTCTTACCATTAAGTGCTCCACCTACAGGCAGGCTCGCTGGTGGGGGCACTCCATAGACGAGTTTGCCCAGAGGCTCGGGCAGGACTTCCTTCGAGAAAATCGCCACGGTTCTTTTGCCCCTGTCAGAGAAAATACAAATACTCAGTG GTTTGTCAACGCAGCTGGGTACTTTGATGCCATAGCTGATGCCCTGGAAGGTGCAAAGGAGGAAATCTTCATCACAGCCTGGTG GCTGAGTCCAGAGATCTTTCTGAAAAGACCAGTGGTGGAAGGGAACACTTGGAGATTAGACCATGTCTTAAAAAGGAAAGCT GAACAAGGTGTAAAGATCTGTGTGTTGCTCTACAAAGAGGTGGAAGTCATTCTGGGCCTGAACAGCGAATACACGAAGAAGACTCTAATGGGCCTTCATCCCAACATCATG GTGATCCGGCACCCTGACCACGTCCCCTCTGTGTCTCTACTCTGGGCCCACCATGAGAAATCGGTGGTGATCGATCAGTCACTGGCCTTCCTGGGAGGTATTGACCTAGCGTACGGGAGATGGGACGACTCCCAGCACAGGCTGACCGAcgtggggagtgtgaggaggagtCCCCAGCCCAGCCCGGCCCTGTCACCCAGCCCCACCAGG caaTCCATCCCTACTGCGACTGAAGAGGACGAGAAGCTGACGTTCagtgagcaggtggaggaggaactaccaggaggagagagggagagtatgggtggaggaggagagagggagagtatgggtggaggaggagagagggagagtatgggtggaggaggagagagggagagtatgggtgtaggaggagagagggagagtatgggtgggggaggagagagggagagtatgggtgtaggaggagagagggagagtatgggtgtaggaggagagagggagagcacgggtgtaggaggagagagggagagtatgggtgtaggaggagagagggagagcacgggtggaggaggagagagggagagtatgggtggaggaggagagagggagagtatgggtggagaaggaagaggagagagggagagtatgggtggagaaggagagagggagagtatgggtggagaaggaagaggagagagggagagtatgggtggagaaggagagagggagagtatgggtggagaaggaagaggagagagggagtgcacgggtggagaaggaggaggagagagggagagcacgggtggaggaggagagcctgGTTCTGTGGAGGCGCAGAGAGAGCACAGCTCCAACCTGGGGTACAACAGCAGACGACTCCACCCCGCGGCCCCGGAGGACAGACACAGCTCTGAAGGCGTGGAGACCA aGCACTGCAGTAAGAATAGTCTGAAACCCAGGACACTGTCTGCTCGAGAGTGGCACAATAAGAGTCTGTCGCTGCGCTCTAACGACTCCTACACACTGGGCTTGCACCATTCCCTGTCCCTGCCTCatg ACTCCAGCTCCCTCAGGAGTCGTTTAAGCAGCACGGAGCTTTACGGAGAAACTCGCTTCTGGCACGGCAAGGATTACTGCAACTTCATCCTCAAAGACTGGGTCAAGCTCAACAAGCCTTTCGATG ACTTCATTGATAGGTATAAGACGCCGAGAATGCCCTGGCACGACGTTGGTGTTGCGGTTCAGGGCAAAGCCGCCAGGGACGTGGCCAGACATTTTATTCAGAGATGGAACTTCACAAAG CTGGTGAAGAAGCGGTCGGGGGCGATGTGTTTTCCCTGCCTGGTGCCCAGGTCACTCTCGGCACCCAGCGTGGCGTCAGAGCTGCGGGGGCCGCTCACACCGGCCAGCGTGCAG GTGTTGAGGTCTGCGTGTCAGTGGTCCATTGGCACAAAAGTGCATGAGGAATCCATTCATCTGGCCTACATATCAGCCATACAGAACAGCAGACACTATATCTACATAGAG aaccAGTTTTTCATCAGCTGTGCTGGGAAGACCATCCACAACTGCATTGGGGATGCTTTGACCGAGAGAATCCTTCGAGCATATAG GGAGGGGAAGAGGTTCCGCGTGTACGTGGTGTTACCCCTGCTGCCAGGTTTTGAGGGTGACATCTCCTCTGGAGGGGGCCAAGCCATCAAAGCAATCATGTTCTTTAATTACAG GACCATGTGCAGAGGGCAGCGTTCCATGATGGAGAGACTCAAATGTGTGA TGGGAGACTGCTGGATCAACTACATCTCCTTCTGTGGTCTCCGCACTCATGCTGACTTGGATGGACGCCTGGTTACCGAGCTCATCTATGTGCACAGTAAACTCATGATCGTGGACGACTGCACTGTCATCATCG GTTCTGCCAACATCAACGACAGGAGCATGCTGGGAAAGCGTGACAGTGAgctggcggtggtggtggaggacacGCAGCTCCAGACCTCCTGCATGGACGGAGAGAGCTACCAGGCCGGGAGCTTCGCCATCTCACTACGGGTCCAGTGCTTCAG GTTTCGCGCGGGTCTCACCCTAAACGTGTGTGGCAGGCTCGTACTCGGGCTGCTAGGAGACTACGGCGTGGACGTCAGCGATCCCGTCAGCGACCGCTTCTACAAGGACATCTGGATGGTGACGGCAGCCAGGAACGCTAGCGTTTATgacaag GTGTTTCGCTGCCTGCCAACAGACGCCGTCTTGAACTATAAGATCTTGCGGGACTACACGTCCCGCTCCTGCATGGCCACCGAGGATCCCATCCAGGCCTGTGCCGAACTGAGGAAGGTGCGCGGCTTCCTGGTCCAGTTCCCTTTCTACTTCCTGTCTGAGGAGAACCTCTTCCCCTCCCTGAACTCCAAAGAGGGTATCATGCCTGTGGAGCTGTGGACATAA
- the LOC143511937 gene encoding phospholipase D1 isoform X1: MALRGRRKLQRPEHLGSDRPSTSLDPCELQDDHDVVELDVRCSSDCPDSTLSGQCLYSATKSKNIPFPAIYNFLPFKSLDCSVFLEDVPIQVQVTEVERFTTTRVLNPNLYTIELNHGNFTWKIKRRFKHFQALHQELLKFKALLKIPLPRRIHSVQRRSIRGHQRFHGGHIPSLPRRPDALVKEEQLISRKMRLEDYLKNILKRSLYRNHPATLEFLEVSQISFVQDLGPKAIEGLILKKSGENTFPVCYWCGSNSVCYRWSKRWLVVKDSFVLYMRPKDGQVGTVILYDKGFHVKTGTHETGVRHGVTVENLCRTLTIKCSTYRQARWWGHSIDEFAQRLGQDFLRENRHGSFAPVRENTNTQWFVNAAGYFDAIADALEGAKEEIFITAWWLSPEIFLKRPVVEGNTWRLDHVLKRKAEQGVKICVLLYKEVEVILGLNSEYTKKTLMGLHPNIMVIRHPDHVPSVSLLWAHHEKSVVIDQSLAFLGGIDLAYGRWDDSQHRLTDVGSVRRSPQPSPALSPSPTRQSIPTATEEDEKLTFSEQVEEELPGGERESMGGGGERESMGGGGERESMGGGGERESMGVGGERESMGGGGERESMGVGGERESMGVGGERESTGVGGERESMGVGGERESTGGGGERESMGGGGERESMGGEGRGERESMGGEGERESMGGEGRGERESMGGEGERESMGGEGRGERECTGGEGGGERESTGGGGEPGSVEAQREHSSNLGYNSRRLHPAAPEDRHSSEGVETKHCSKNSLKPRTLSAREWHNKSLSLRSNDSYTLGLHHSLSLPHDSSSLRSRLSSTELYGETRFWHGKDYCNFILKDWVKLNKPFDDFIDRYKTPRMPWHDVGVAVQGKAARDVARHFIQRWNFTKLVKKRSGAMCFPCLVPRSLSAPSVASELRGPLTPASVQVLRSACQWSIGTKVHEESIHLAYISAIQNSRHYIYIENQFFISCAGKTIHNCIGDALTERILRAYREGKRFRVYVVLPLLPGFEGDISSGGGQAIKAIMFFNYRTMCRGQRSMMERLKCVMGDCWINYISFCGLRTHADLDGRLVTELIYVHSKLMIVDDCTVIIGSANINDRSMLGKRDSELAVVVEDTQLQTSCMDGESYQAGSFAISLRVQCFRFRAGLTLNVCGRLVLGLLGDYGVDVSDPVSDRFYKDIWMVTAARNASVYDKVFRCLPTDAVLNYKILRDYTSRSCMATEDPIQACAELRKVRGFLVQFPFYFLSEENLFPSLNSKEGIMPVELWT; this comes from the exons AGTTGGACGTGAGATGCAGTTCCGACTGTCCTGACAGCACGCTGTCGGGTCAGTGCCTCTACTCTGCTACAA AATCAAAAAACATCCCCTTTCCGGCGATATACAACTTTCTTCCATTCAAGTCTTTGGACTGCAGTGTGTTCCTCGAGGATGTGCCGATCCAGGTGCAGGTAACAGAGGTGGAACGTTTCACGACTACCAGG GTGTTAAATCCCAACTTGTACACCATCGAGCTGAACCATGGGAACTTCACATGGAAAATCAAACGAcgtttcaaacattttcaagccCTTCATCAGGAGCTCCTCAAGTTCAAGGCACTCTTAAAGATCCCACTGCCACGTCGAAT tCACTCAGTCCAAAGGAGGTCGATCAGAGGTCACCAGAGGTTTCACGGAGGACACATTCCCAGCCTGCCCCGCCGACCTGATGCCCTTGTCAAGGAAGAACAGCTAATCAGCAGAAAA ATGCGTCTTGAAGACTATCTCAAGAATATCTTAAAAAGATCACTATATAGAAATCATCCTGCAACA CTTGAATTCTTAGAAGTGAGTCAGATATCGTTTGTCCAGGACCTTGGGCCAAAAGCAAT TGAAGGTTTGATCCTAAAGAAATCTGGGGAAAACACGTTCCCAGTCTGTTACTGGTGTGGATCCAATAGTGTGTGCTACCGTTGGTCAAAAAG ATGGCTGGTGGTGAAAGATTCCTTTGTTCTCTACATGAGGCCCAAGGATGGCCAAGTAGGGACAGTGATTCTCTACGATAAGGGCTTCCACGTCAAAACAGGGACCCACGAGACCGGGGTCAGACATGGAGTGACGGTTGAAAATCTTTGCAG GACTCTTACCATTAAGTGCTCCACCTACAGGCAGGCTCGCTGGTGGGGGCACTCCATAGACGAGTTTGCCCAGAGGCTCGGGCAGGACTTCCTTCGAGAAAATCGCCACGGTTCTTTTGCCCCTGTCAGAGAAAATACAAATACTCAGTG GTTTGTCAACGCAGCTGGGTACTTTGATGCCATAGCTGATGCCCTGGAAGGTGCAAAGGAGGAAATCTTCATCACAGCCTGGTG GCTGAGTCCAGAGATCTTTCTGAAAAGACCAGTGGTGGAAGGGAACACTTGGAGATTAGACCATGTCTTAAAAAGGAAAGCT GAACAAGGTGTAAAGATCTGTGTGTTGCTCTACAAAGAGGTGGAAGTCATTCTGGGCCTGAACAGCGAATACACGAAGAAGACTCTAATGGGCCTTCATCCCAACATCATG GTGATCCGGCACCCTGACCACGTCCCCTCTGTGTCTCTACTCTGGGCCCACCATGAGAAATCGGTGGTGATCGATCAGTCACTGGCCTTCCTGGGAGGTATTGACCTAGCGTACGGGAGATGGGACGACTCCCAGCACAGGCTGACCGAcgtggggagtgtgaggaggagtCCCCAGCCCAGCCCGGCCCTGTCACCCAGCCCCACCAGG caaTCCATCCCTACTGCGACTGAAGAGGACGAGAAGCTGACGTTCagtgagcaggtggaggaggaactaccaggaggagagagggagagtatgggtggaggaggagagagggagagtatgggtggaggaggagagagggagagtatgggtggaggaggagagagggagagtatgggtgtaggaggagagagggagagtatgggtgggggaggagagagggagagtatgggtgtaggaggagagagggagagtatgggtgtaggaggagagagggagagcacgggtgtaggaggagagagggagagtatgggtgtaggaggagagagggagagcacgggtggaggaggagagagggagagtatgggtggaggaggagagagggagagtatgggtggagaaggaagaggagagagggagagtatgggtggagaaggagagagggagagtatgggtggagaaggaagaggagagagggagagtatgggtggagaaggagagagggagagtatgggtggagaaggaagaggagagagggagtgcacgggtggagaaggaggaggagagagggagagcacgggtggaggaggagagcctgGTTCTGTGGAGGCGCAGAGAGAGCACAGCTCCAACCTGGGGTACAACAGCAGACGACTCCACCCCGCGGCCCCGGAGGACAGACACAGCTCTGAAGGCGTGGAGACCA aGCACTGCAGTAAGAATAGTCTGAAACCCAGGACACTGTCTGCTCGAGAGTGGCACAATAAGAGTCTGTCGCTGCGCTCTAACGACTCCTACACACTGGGCTTGCACCATTCCCTGTCCCTGCCTCatg ACTCCAGCTCCCTCAGGAGTCGTTTAAGCAGCACGGAGCTTTACGGAGAAACTCGCTTCTGGCACGGCAAGGATTACTGCAACTTCATCCTCAAAGACTGGGTCAAGCTCAACAAGCCTTTCGATG ACTTCATTGATAGGTATAAGACGCCGAGAATGCCCTGGCACGACGTTGGTGTTGCGGTTCAGGGCAAAGCCGCCAGGGACGTGGCCAGACATTTTATTCAGAGATGGAACTTCACAAAG CTGGTGAAGAAGCGGTCGGGGGCGATGTGTTTTCCCTGCCTGGTGCCCAGGTCACTCTCGGCACCCAGCGTGGCGTCAGAGCTGCGGGGGCCGCTCACACCGGCCAGCGTGCAG GTGTTGAGGTCTGCGTGTCAGTGGTCCATTGGCACAAAAGTGCATGAGGAATCCATTCATCTGGCCTACATATCAGCCATACAGAACAGCAGACACTATATCTACATAGAG aaccAGTTTTTCATCAGCTGTGCTGGGAAGACCATCCACAACTGCATTGGGGATGCTTTGACCGAGAGAATCCTTCGAGCATATAG GGAGGGGAAGAGGTTCCGCGTGTACGTGGTGTTACCCCTGCTGCCAGGTTTTGAGGGTGACATCTCCTCTGGAGGGGGCCAAGCCATCAAAGCAATCATGTTCTTTAATTACAG GACCATGTGCAGAGGGCAGCGTTCCATGATGGAGAGACTCAAATGTGTGA TGGGAGACTGCTGGATCAACTACATCTCCTTCTGTGGTCTCCGCACTCATGCTGACTTGGATGGACGCCTGGTTACCGAGCTCATCTATGTGCACAGTAAACTCATGATCGTGGACGACTGCACTGTCATCATCG GTTCTGCCAACATCAACGACAGGAGCATGCTGGGAAAGCGTGACAGTGAgctggcggtggtggtggaggacacGCAGCTCCAGACCTCCTGCATGGACGGAGAGAGCTACCAGGCCGGGAGCTTCGCCATCTCACTACGGGTCCAGTGCTTCAG GTTTCGCGCGGGTCTCACCCTAAACGTGTGTGGCAGGCTCGTACTCGGGCTGCTAGGAGACTACGGCGTGGACGTCAGCGATCCCGTCAGCGACCGCTTCTACAAGGACATCTGGATGGTGACGGCAGCCAGGAACGCTAGCGTTTATgacaag GTGTTTCGCTGCCTGCCAACAGACGCCGTCTTGAACTATAAGATCTTGCGGGACTACACGTCCCGCTCCTGCATGGCCACCGAGGATCCCATCCAGGCCTGTGCCGAACTGAGGAAGGTGCGCGGCTTCCTGGTCCAGTTCCCTTTCTACTTCCTGTCTGAGGAGAACCTCTTCCCCTCCCTGAACTCCAAAGAGGGTATCATGCCTGTGGAGCTGTGGACATAA